In the Klebsiella electrica genome, one interval contains:
- the parS gene encoding type II RES/Xre toxin-antitoxin system antitoxin: MKVFSPDVTKTNQHCLWQVAGLDNDGIALMDKINHGLDGTVAKHISEWANITPSELRKMSGIPNTTFNRSIKDRFTADQSERLVRIIRVIERAVELFEGDKEAAHKWLNEANRGLSWKSPAELVSSETGALEVMRLITRIEHGVYS; the protein is encoded by the coding sequence ATGAAAGTTTTTTCTCCAGACGTTACCAAAACGAATCAGCACTGCTTATGGCAGGTTGCTGGGCTGGATAATGACGGTATCGCGCTGATGGATAAAATCAATCACGGTCTCGATGGCACAGTAGCTAAGCACATTTCTGAATGGGCTAACATCACGCCGTCTGAGCTGCGCAAAATGTCGGGTATACCTAATACGACGTTTAATCGTAGCATCAAAGACCGTTTCACTGCCGATCAGAGCGAACGTCTGGTGCGCATTATCCGCGTAATTGAACGCGCTGTAGAGCTGTTTGAAGGTGACAAAGAAGCGGCGCACAAATGGCTGAACGAAGCGAACCGTGGTCTGAGCTGGAAATCACCGGCAGAGCTTGTTTCTTCTGAGACAGGTGCGCTTGAAGTGATGCGCCTGATTACGCGTATTGAGCACGGGGTATACTCGTGA
- a CDS encoding Lar family restriction alleviation protein, whose translation MRHDNVKPCPFCGCSSIRVREISNNFRACCNSCEATVAFQDSEQAAVTRWNTRAEEKQSGGLQSA comes from the coding sequence ATGAGACACGATAACGTCAAGCCCTGCCCTTTCTGCGGTTGTTCATCTATCCGGGTTCGGGAGATTTCGAATAATTTTCGCGCCTGCTGCAATTCCTGTGAGGCCACGGTGGCGTTTCAGGACTCCGAACAAGCCGCTGTGACGCGCTGGAATACCCGCGCTGAAGAGAAACAATCTGGCGGACTCCAGTCAGCATAA
- a CDS encoding ParB family protein yields the protein MSDEQHIGNDKSRYLNTPKRTDVGHRSGLANLKSPPRIKKLFTLHNGRKLEAEHVTVAAENVATETAVHPMNPRNQEALTTNAVRDILQQIESRGVDTEGVAVKRDGVYLLIEGSRRRFCCIAAQKDLPLWVLPDDLSAEDIKAIITAAQTSRRFSYREVGLQYLELMQEKGFTKNEELALFLGISHVSVFKRIQAARIDGSLIALFPDYEGIPNSFYSRLSKLQKYVESNLFILADVVDRVKEEIANLDISDIPEAQKIVMAQITKAVELLDQKPPAKSWETRDLANFANKDKYARISKNASGRKVRFEFNRMSTELMAEIEAFITDKLSSEK from the coding sequence ATGAGTGATGAACAGCATATCGGAAACGATAAATCGCGTTATCTAAATACGCCAAAGCGAACCGATGTAGGCCACCGTTCCGGGTTAGCTAACCTTAAGAGTCCCCCTCGCATTAAGAAACTCTTTACCCTTCATAACGGGCGAAAACTTGAAGCTGAGCACGTCACTGTAGCAGCTGAAAATGTCGCTACTGAGACCGCCGTTCACCCAATGAACCCGCGAAATCAGGAAGCGCTTACCACAAACGCAGTACGAGATATCCTGCAACAAATTGAGTCAAGGGGTGTTGATACTGAAGGTGTTGCCGTTAAACGTGATGGCGTGTACCTGCTTATTGAAGGTAGCCGCAGACGTTTTTGCTGTATTGCGGCTCAAAAAGATCTGCCTTTATGGGTGCTACCAGATGATCTATCAGCTGAGGACATCAAGGCGATTATTACCGCTGCACAAACATCACGCCGATTCTCATACCGAGAGGTTGGGCTTCAGTATCTGGAACTAATGCAGGAAAAAGGATTCACCAAAAATGAAGAGCTTGCCCTCTTTCTTGGCATAAGCCATGTGTCAGTCTTTAAACGTATTCAGGCGGCGCGTATTGACGGTTCGTTGATAGCTCTGTTCCCGGATTATGAAGGTATACCAAACTCCTTCTACAGCCGGTTGTCCAAACTTCAGAAATACGTAGAGAGCAACCTTTTCATTCTTGCAGATGTAGTTGATAGGGTGAAAGAAGAAATTGCTAATCTGGACATCAGTGACATCCCGGAAGCGCAGAAAATTGTCATGGCGCAGATCACAAAGGCGGTTGAATTACTCGATCAAAAGCCACCTGCAAAAAGTTGGGAAACCCGTGATCTGGCTAATTTTGCTAATAAGGACAAATACGCCCGTATCAGCAAAAATGCATCGGGCCGTAAAGTTCGCTTTGAATTTAACCGAATGAGTACCGAGCTCATGGCAGAAATTGAAGCATTTATTACGGATAAACTGAGTAGCGAAAAATAA
- a CDS encoding ParA family protein, whose protein sequence is MNLIDKIALVGQRMKSEQISLKESLLASSRVSVSDDSVEGVDRLIYNHCLNKKNLSDFFGKSRVTFNKILADLEEKRLVGQPIYQNKNHLYTRWDVQNIMDALGYPRYRDYYQSRTIIVQNHKGGTGKSTTSVALAVAAALDLQLNARVLVIEWDPQGSIGSGMIQSVSEDDVFLTAIDAILGVYEEGSEYKKYLDMGYSEAEIIENMPFSTHLPNLDVITAFPTDARFKDKYWQCSKEERTQLLLRFKEVIMPVLKAKYDLIIFDTPPEDSPIIWAADEAADGILVAVSPREYDYASTTDFMLTISERFRQSPNKGENIKWFKVLAVNVDDKSPYEKIVLDKLIRTVQDLFMATNIKNSEAFKAAASRGRSVLDIKKSEELCSPKQLDIAEESVMSVYQQFINEIKSFSAKEGVNA, encoded by the coding sequence ATGAATCTAATAGATAAAATTGCCCTTGTCGGGCAACGCATGAAGTCCGAACAAATTTCATTGAAAGAATCGTTACTGGCTTCTTCCCGGGTATCTGTATCAGATGACAGTGTGGAGGGGGTAGATCGCCTTATCTATAACCACTGCCTGAATAAAAAAAATCTCTCCGACTTCTTTGGAAAATCTCGAGTTACCTTCAATAAAATTCTCGCTGATCTCGAAGAAAAAAGGCTGGTGGGTCAACCTATTTATCAGAACAAAAACCACCTTTATACCCGCTGGGATGTCCAGAATATTATGGATGCCCTGGGTTATCCGCGCTATAGAGATTACTACCAGAGCCGAACAATCATTGTTCAGAATCATAAAGGTGGGACAGGAAAAAGCACGACCTCAGTGGCTCTGGCTGTAGCAGCAGCACTTGATCTCCAGTTGAATGCCAGAGTTTTAGTAATTGAATGGGATCCGCAAGGCTCTATTGGTAGCGGTATGATTCAAAGCGTATCTGAAGACGACGTATTCCTGACTGCAATCGACGCAATCCTGGGCGTGTATGAAGAAGGTTCTGAATATAAAAAATACCTCGACATGGGTTACTCTGAGGCTGAAATCATTGAGAATATGCCGTTCTCAACCCATCTGCCAAATCTTGATGTAATTACTGCGTTCCCAACCGATGCGAGATTCAAAGATAAATACTGGCAGTGCAGTAAAGAAGAGCGCACTCAGTTGTTGCTACGATTCAAAGAAGTGATAATGCCAGTCCTGAAAGCTAAGTATGACCTTATTATCTTCGATACCCCTCCAGAAGACTCGCCAATTATCTGGGCCGCTGATGAGGCCGCTGACGGTATTCTTGTCGCAGTTTCTCCGCGAGAATACGACTATGCATCCACAACTGATTTTATGCTGACGATCAGTGAGCGATTCCGTCAGTCTCCCAATAAAGGTGAAAATATTAAATGGTTTAAAGTACTGGCCGTTAACGTCGATGATAAAAGCCCATACGAAAAAATAGTCCTCGATAAGTTAATTCGAACCGTTCAAGACCTGTTTATGGCAACCAATATCAAAAACTCTGAAGCATTCAAAGCAGCTGCGTCACGGGGTAGGTCGGTTCTCGATATTAAGAAATCTGAAGAGTTATGTTCACCAAAGCAGCTGGATATTGCCGAAGAATCCGTAATGTCCGTATATCAACAGTTTATTAATGAGATAAAGAGTTTTTCAGCGAAGGAAGGAGTTAACGCATGA
- a CDS encoding RES family NAD+ phosphorylase, translated as MILYRLTKTRYLMTAWSGLGAKETGGRWNSVGTAMVYLSETASLTMLETLVHIHAPQLLDDFTLLSLDVPDDQIQTFDMSRLPDNWASEDAPAELALYGDNWAESGSSIALRIPSALSPVEFNYLLNPAHPELFDLMATVKKIPFRFDSRLK; from the coding sequence GTGATCCTTTACCGACTGACCAAGACCCGTTATCTGATGACTGCGTGGTCTGGTCTGGGTGCGAAAGAAACGGGGGGCCGCTGGAACAGCGTAGGCACTGCAATGGTCTACCTGTCTGAAACGGCCAGCCTTACCATGCTTGAAACGCTGGTACACATTCACGCGCCGCAGTTACTGGACGACTTTACACTGCTGAGTCTTGATGTACCGGATGATCAGATCCAGACCTTCGACATGAGCCGTCTCCCTGATAACTGGGCGAGTGAGGATGCTCCTGCTGAGCTGGCGCTCTACGGTGATAACTGGGCTGAAAGCGGTTCTTCTATCGCGCTGCGTATTCCAAGTGCGTTGTCTCCGGTTGAATTTAACTACTTGCTGAATCCGGCACACCCTGAACTCTTTGACCTGATGGCTACGGTTAAGAAAATTCCGTTCCGGTTTGATTCCCGCCTGAAATAA
- the dinG gene encoding ATP-dependent DNA helicase DinG encodes MPDNKPRMTAAEMTERAYHFFLDAKGLSPRAGQVDMMAFCSAVVNATPAEEQYRVGVIEAGTGTGKTLGYCLPLIPLAMEKHKTLIISTATVALQEQIISKDLPEIQARAGLSFSYAMAKGRSRYFCQMRCDVHMESEMNAYGYIRDDVEDISKAFAGGHWTGERDSYPDEINEAVWGRVNAIGSQCPKKRCPHYHRCPFFLARALLESVDVVIANHDIVLSDLSLGGGIILPPQEESIYVFDEGHHVPQKAINHFATSASLDASRHFMSEIFDMVMTMPESYGGTMEKHVQQLVELAGHAGDELGELRGTLLRSLNWRNDHEMPNGTESDIYRFPEGFVPEDIAALFKPGLKTVNEMQNIVVKMTAIVDEAGRDISEEELALQKMAVGELANRLAGMHQALASYCGNKTVSGMPMARWINVRRTKRSTEVVINCSPVYAGEHLKSELWSKAYATIVTSATIRSLSKFDAFLEQAGLPVDTPTLLARSPFDYQNNGVLFIPRMRSVPTNHEEHTAEIIELLPKLVLRLQGCLVLFASRRQMEEVSKAMPQHISPLLLIQGALPKREILLRHKLRIDRGEPSIIFGMASFSEGVDLPGVYCNNVIIAKLPFSVPTDPVGQTLTEWLEKNGRDAFREISIPEACLKLTQSVGRLIRTESDTGAVTILDKRLKTKAYGKDILASLPPFRREIR; translated from the coding sequence ATGCCAGACAATAAACCCCGGATGACTGCCGCTGAAATGACTGAGCGAGCCTATCACTTCTTCCTGGACGCAAAGGGTCTGTCCCCTCGTGCCGGGCAGGTAGACATGATGGCGTTTTGCAGCGCAGTCGTTAACGCTACCCCCGCTGAGGAGCAGTATCGCGTCGGGGTTATTGAGGCCGGTACGGGGACAGGGAAAACACTCGGGTATTGTCTGCCGCTGATCCCCCTGGCGATGGAAAAGCATAAGACGCTGATCATCTCCACGGCAACCGTTGCGCTTCAGGAACAAATCATCTCCAAGGATCTGCCAGAAATACAGGCGAGAGCGGGCCTGAGCTTCTCCTATGCGATGGCGAAGGGCCGTAGCCGTTACTTCTGCCAGATGCGCTGTGACGTTCATATGGAAAGCGAGATGAATGCCTATGGCTACATCCGCGATGATGTGGAGGATATCAGCAAGGCCTTTGCTGGTGGTCACTGGACAGGAGAGCGTGATTCCTATCCTGATGAGATCAATGAGGCGGTATGGGGTCGGGTCAATGCTATTGGCAGTCAGTGCCCTAAAAAGCGTTGCCCACATTATCACCGTTGTCCGTTCTTCCTCGCCCGCGCCCTGCTGGAGTCGGTGGATGTGGTTATCGCCAACCATGACATCGTATTGTCTGACCTGTCACTGGGAGGCGGTATTATCCTTCCCCCGCAGGAAGAGTCCATTTATGTGTTCGACGAAGGTCACCACGTTCCGCAGAAAGCAATTAACCACTTTGCGACCTCCGCCTCTCTCGATGCCAGCAGGCATTTCATGAGCGAAATCTTCGACATGGTAATGACCATGCCAGAGTCCTACGGCGGGACTATGGAAAAGCACGTGCAGCAGCTGGTGGAGCTTGCGGGCCATGCCGGTGATGAGCTCGGTGAGCTGCGGGGGACACTTTTACGCTCCCTGAACTGGCGAAACGATCACGAAATGCCAAATGGCACGGAATCGGACATCTATCGCTTCCCGGAAGGTTTCGTTCCTGAAGATATTGCGGCCCTGTTTAAGCCTGGGTTAAAGACAGTAAACGAGATGCAGAATATCGTTGTGAAAATGACGGCGATTGTAGATGAGGCCGGGCGGGATATCAGCGAGGAAGAACTGGCCCTTCAAAAGATGGCTGTCGGCGAGCTGGCAAATCGCCTGGCGGGTATGCATCAGGCTCTGGCCTCATACTGCGGGAATAAAACCGTCTCTGGTATGCCTATGGCCCGGTGGATTAACGTCCGTCGTACTAAACGCAGCACCGAAGTGGTGATTAATTGCAGTCCGGTCTATGCGGGCGAACACCTGAAATCCGAGCTCTGGTCGAAGGCTTATGCCACCATTGTGACCTCGGCAACAATCCGCTCCCTTAGCAAGTTTGACGCATTCCTGGAGCAGGCCGGTCTTCCAGTCGATACACCTACCCTGCTGGCCCGCAGCCCGTTTGATTACCAGAACAACGGCGTGTTGTTCATCCCCCGTATGCGCTCGGTTCCGACCAATCATGAAGAACATACGGCGGAGATCATCGAACTCCTTCCCAAACTGGTGCTTCGGCTTCAGGGTTGCCTCGTGCTGTTCGCCTCCCGCAGGCAGATGGAAGAAGTCAGCAAGGCGATGCCTCAACACATTTCACCGCTTCTGCTGATACAGGGGGCACTTCCAAAACGGGAAATACTGCTGCGCCATAAGCTCAGAATCGACCGTGGTGAGCCGAGCATTATCTTTGGTATGGCTTCTTTCAGTGAAGGGGTGGATCTGCCTGGCGTGTACTGCAACAACGTCATCATTGCCAAGCTGCCTTTTAGCGTTCCGACCGACCCGGTGGGCCAGACCCTGACGGAGTGGCTGGAGAAAAACGGGCGTGATGCTTTCCGGGAAATCTCGATACCGGAGGCCTGCCTCAAACTGACCCAGTCCGTTGGTCGGCTTATCCGCACAGAGAGCGATACCGGCGCGGTGACTATCCTGGATAAACGCCTGAAGACAAAAGCCTACGGGAAAGACATCCTCGCATCCCTGCCCCCTTTCAGGCGCGAAATTCGTTAA
- a CDS encoding IS1 family transposase (programmed frameshift) yields MASISIRCPSCSATEGVVRNGKSTAGHQRYLCSHCRKTWQLQFTYTASQPGTHQKIIDMAMNGVGCRASARIMGVGLNTVLRHFKKLRPQSVTSRIQPGSDVIVCAEMDEQWGYVGAKSRQRWLFYAYDRIRRTVVAHVFGERTLATLERLLSLLSAFEVVVWMTDGWPLYESRLKGKLHVISKRYTQRIERHNLNLRQHLARLGRKSLSFSKSVELHDKVIGHYLNIKHYQ; encoded by the exons GTGGCTTCCATTTCCATCAGATGTCCTTCCTGCTCCGCTACTGAAGGCGTGGTGCGTAACGGCAAAAGCACTGCCGGACATCAGCGCTATCTCTGCTCTCATTGCCGTAAAACATGGCAACTACAGTTCACTTACACCGCCTCTCAGCCCGGTACGCACCAGAAAATCATTGATATGGCCATGAATGGCGTCGGATGTCGCGCCAGTGCACGCATTATGGGCGTTGGCCTCAACACGGTTTTACGTCACT TTAAAAAACTCAGGCCGCAGTCGGTAACCTCGCGCATACAACCGGGCAGTGATGTGATTGTCTGCGCTGAAATGGACGAACAGTGGGGCTACGTCGGTGCTAAATCACGTCAGCGCTGGCTGTTTTACGCGTATGACAGGATACGGAGGACGGTTGTGGCGCACGTCTTCGGTGAACGCACTCTGGCCACACTGGAGCGTCTTCTGAGCCTGCTGTCGGCCTTTGAGGTCGTGGTATGGATGACGGATGGCTGGCCGCTGTATGAATCCCGCCTGAAGGGAAAGCTGCACGTTATCAGCAAGCGTTACACTCAGCGCATTGAGCGACATAACCTGAATCTGAGACAACATCTGGCAAGGCTGGGACGGAAGTCACTGTCGTTCTCAAAATCGGTGGAGCTGCATGACAAGGTCATCGGGCATTATCTGAACATAAAACACTATCAGTAA
- a CDS encoding glutaredoxin family protein: protein MKITVFTAPDCPKCRMTLTRFSLAGVDVNEIPLVDNADLVRLTQNTGAPLVVVVNDSGRVTGWGGFRPDLIATTANGWSVGSLDIPPSLVNHVLH from the coding sequence ATGAAAATTACTGTGTTTACTGCCCCTGATTGTCCGAAATGTCGCATGACGCTTACCCGCTTTTCTCTGGCTGGGGTGGACGTGAATGAGATCCCGCTGGTGGACAACGCAGATCTCGTTCGCCTGACACAAAATACCGGTGCGCCGCTGGTGGTGGTGGTCAACGATTCGGGCCGTGTGACGGGTTGGGGTGGGTTCCGGCCAGATCTTATTGCGACAACTGCCAATGGCTGGAGTGTCGGGTCACTCGATATCCCCCCGTCGCTGGTTAATCACGTCCTTCACTGA
- a CDS encoding AAA family ATPase — translation MALTIKTETLKATTSPTFEALRNRYSHRSSDDEIAVDPLCLSRDDLNELLQACRGDGESKNRRALESIITALEGDFDKPVSSFPAFGRVLLQYLKSNRIDGWIYRRGHDGNLYPGLVTAIKEVKSEKNSDRPPSLLLQISWYGFGEYSHSKKVYGTQLTALNFEPNEVARRSVAKTLADRDIYHETHELKQEYLEQLTRFKEVVDGQFGNQFKATGRAVRMESYSYSDRNLEIAGHKLIHDLPDSECDAYGAEVESPLFEDDQFGLLPEIPVQRYFDLSLQDFIWIHANNVEPYKYDKELPKKMVLPEDHRDLLDILTTDISAFTSDIVEGKSAGNIIMCVGSPGLGKTLTAEVYAEVIERPLYSIHAGALGTNADDIEKNLRTILTRAKRWNCVLLLDEADVFVMQRGASLTQNAIVAEFLRTLEYFDGLMFMTSNRGSDIDEAIIPRCAAIIHYDVPEKSDAQKIWKIMGENFGVNIPDELVRSLVNTYPELPPRDIKMLLRLTLRMSVKEQGSGSIPTLDIVRKCAMFRGIERKRKEKAL, via the coding sequence ATGGCACTCACGATAAAAACAGAAACACTAAAAGCTACCACAAGCCCAACATTTGAGGCTTTACGTAATCGTTATAGCCACCGTAGTTCTGACGATGAGATTGCCGTCGATCCGCTATGTTTATCTCGGGATGATCTGAATGAACTTTTACAGGCATGTCGTGGTGATGGAGAGTCAAAAAATCGACGAGCTCTTGAATCGATCATCACTGCACTGGAAGGTGATTTCGATAAGCCTGTGAGCAGTTTTCCGGCATTCGGTCGTGTGTTACTACAGTATCTGAAGTCAAATCGAATTGATGGCTGGATATACCGACGCGGTCATGACGGCAACCTGTACCCCGGTCTTGTTACAGCAATAAAAGAAGTAAAATCAGAAAAAAACTCTGACCGTCCCCCATCACTATTGTTACAAATCAGCTGGTATGGGTTCGGCGAATATTCGCACTCCAAAAAGGTTTACGGAACCCAGCTTACCGCCCTGAATTTCGAGCCTAATGAGGTGGCGCGGCGCAGTGTCGCTAAGACACTGGCCGACCGTGATATCTACCATGAAACGCATGAGCTGAAACAAGAGTACCTGGAACAACTAACGCGGTTTAAGGAAGTGGTCGACGGGCAATTTGGCAATCAGTTTAAAGCAACCGGCAGGGCTGTCAGAATGGAATCGTATAGCTACAGCGACCGGAATCTGGAAATAGCAGGGCATAAACTGATACACGATTTGCCTGATAGTGAGTGCGATGCCTACGGTGCAGAAGTGGAGTCGCCTCTTTTTGAAGATGACCAGTTTGGCCTTTTACCCGAAATTCCTGTGCAGCGTTATTTTGATCTCTCGCTGCAAGACTTTATCTGGATACATGCCAATAACGTAGAACCATACAAGTATGATAAAGAACTGCCAAAAAAGATGGTTTTGCCGGAAGACCACCGTGATTTACTCGATATACTGACCACGGATATCAGCGCTTTCACCAGCGATATTGTTGAAGGGAAAAGCGCGGGTAACATCATCATGTGCGTGGGCTCACCCGGACTTGGGAAGACATTAACTGCTGAAGTGTATGCAGAGGTCATTGAACGGCCCCTGTACTCAATTCATGCTGGCGCACTGGGAACCAACGCCGATGACATTGAGAAAAATCTGCGGACGATTCTGACCCGGGCTAAACGCTGGAACTGTGTCCTGCTTCTGGACGAAGCCGATGTGTTTGTCATGCAGCGTGGAGCATCACTGACTCAAAATGCCATCGTTGCGGAGTTCCTCCGTACACTGGAGTATTTCGATGGGTTGATGTTCATGACAAGCAACCGGGGTAGTGACATCGATGAGGCTATCATACCAAGATGCGCTGCAATCATTCACTATGATGTGCCGGAGAAATCAGATGCCCAAAAGATCTGGAAGATTATGGGTGAGAACTTTGGCGTGAACATTCCTGATGAACTGGTCAGATCACTTGTAAACACTTACCCAGAACTTCCACCACGTGACATCAAGATGTTGCTACGGCTCACGTTGCGAATGAGCGTGAAAGAGCAGGGGAGTGGTAGCATCCCGACACTGGATATTGTGCGGAAATGCGCGATGTTTCGTGGGATAGAACGAAAGAGAAAAGAAAAAGCCCTGTGA
- a CDS encoding HNH endonuclease signature motif containing protein encodes MRKITNLIRSLVRRNNRVALTLFPRMFRYKAFGVVETGSGYPRRPEHQESKVCLLAGYLRVQEEIRASQARLALLNTEIEKENAQEYARNKIPASRLAHFRLWFTRRFGNDTSRLIESVDTYCEEQNPVMDEQPAVLPLPRGHLPHADIRMRSPSFRREVSVRDVHVQSQFRELVDKNFGSLCAVSGKHLNGVLEAAHIEPTSVAGCYNASNGILLSPTFHRLFDTNMMGIDPDTLQIHFASGIEFPEYEGVCIKPLFYNLDKNRLGARWLEFKVKSPAE; translated from the coding sequence ATGAGGAAGATAACCAATCTGATTCGTTCCCTCGTTCGTCGTAACAACCGGGTGGCATTAACGCTTTTTCCCCGAATGTTCCGGTACAAAGCCTTTGGCGTGGTTGAAACAGGATCTGGTTATCCGCGACGGCCTGAACATCAGGAATCCAAAGTTTGTCTACTGGCAGGATATCTCAGAGTCCAGGAAGAAATTCGTGCTTCTCAGGCCCGTCTGGCTTTACTAAATACTGAAATCGAAAAGGAGAATGCTCAGGAGTACGCACGTAACAAAATTCCGGCATCACGGTTGGCTCACTTCAGGCTCTGGTTCACTCGCCGATTTGGTAATGACACATCCCGTTTGATTGAGTCCGTGGACACCTACTGCGAGGAGCAGAATCCAGTAATGGATGAGCAACCGGCTGTATTGCCATTACCACGCGGTCACCTCCCCCATGCAGATATCCGTATGCGCTCCCCGAGCTTCCGCCGAGAGGTTAGCGTTCGCGATGTGCATGTCCAGTCTCAGTTCCGTGAGTTGGTGGATAAGAATTTCGGAAGCCTGTGCGCGGTATCGGGCAAACACCTCAACGGTGTGCTGGAGGCAGCACATATTGAACCAACATCCGTAGCAGGCTGCTATAACGCCAGTAACGGCATTTTGCTATCACCAACATTCCACAGGCTGTTTGACACAAACATGATGGGTATTGATCCTGATACACTACAGATTCACTTCGCCAGCGGTATAGAGTTCCCTGAGTATGAAGGGGTCTGTATAAAACCGTTGTTCTACAATCTGGATAAAAACAGGCTCGGGGCAAGATGGCTTGAATTTAAAGTGAAATCACCTGCGGAGTAA
- a CDS encoding HAD domain-containing protein, whose translation MSTRRSAGEFWLEIDARRHWIFLDIDGVLHRAENGSLEFMPVLDHVLTQCPQTGIILSTNWRTGVPREMVLSHFPAGIRDRIAGLNPDLDGLVNNHVRYHECMAVVKRFGLQHYTFVDDTARLFPTDCPALFLTHRHEGLNATQGSALIDRIRLMK comes from the coding sequence ATGTCGACCCGGCGCTCTGCGGGCGAGTTCTGGCTGGAAATAGATGCCCGTCGTCACTGGATTTTCCTGGACATCGACGGTGTACTCCACCGGGCGGAAAACGGGTCACTGGAGTTTATGCCTGTGCTGGATCACGTGCTGACGCAATGCCCGCAGACGGGAATTATCCTTTCCACAAACTGGCGTACCGGCGTACCCCGGGAGATGGTGCTGAGTCATTTCCCTGCGGGTATACGCGATCGGATTGCTGGACTCAATCCCGATCTGGATGGGCTGGTGAATAACCACGTGCGTTATCACGAATGCATGGCGGTCGTTAAACGGTTCGGCCTACAGCATTACACCTTCGTGGACGATACCGCTCGACTCTTTCCAACTGACTGCCCTGCCCTGTTCCTGACTCACCGGCACGAGGGGCTGAATGCAACGCAGGGTAGCGCTTTGATAGACCGGATTCGGTTAATGAAATGA
- a CDS encoding type II toxin-antitoxin system CcdA family antitoxin has product MQATAARQKKTVSVTLEPMLVQQAKDAGINLSATLAEALQSKLKASAAEEWKRQNRAGIQELNRITEEHGLLSDEYRTF; this is encoded by the coding sequence ATGCAGGCTACAGCTGCTCGCCAGAAAAAAACCGTCAGTGTCACCCTTGAGCCAATGCTCGTACAGCAGGCAAAAGACGCTGGGATTAACTTGTCCGCCACGCTGGCAGAAGCGCTTCAGAGCAAACTGAAGGCCAGTGCAGCGGAAGAATGGAAACGACAGAATCGTGCTGGTATTCAGGAGTTGAACCGCATCACTGAAGAGCATGGGTTACTGTCTGACGAATACAGGACGTTCTGA
- a CDS encoding CcdB family protein — MQYTVYRNPGNSQAYPYLLDIQSDIIGELNTRLVIPLHRLKKGASAPVARLTPVIQVEGNDVILMTHEMASVRVKQLGQAVMDASPFRHTIKSAVDFLLDGF, encoded by the coding sequence ATGCAATATACCGTTTACCGCAATCCCGGCAACAGCCAGGCATACCCTTACCTGCTGGATATACAGAGCGACATCATTGGCGAGTTAAATACCCGCCTGGTGATCCCCCTTCATCGGCTTAAAAAAGGAGCCTCGGCCCCGGTTGCGCGATTAACTCCGGTCATACAGGTGGAAGGGAATGACGTTATCCTGATGACGCATGAAATGGCTTCAGTCCGCGTGAAGCAGCTCGGTCAGGCGGTCATGGACGCATCTCCGTTCCGGCACACTATCAAAAGTGCGGTGGACTTCCTGCTGGATGGTTTCTGA